Proteins found in one Armatimonadota bacterium genomic segment:
- a CDS encoding oxidoreductase: MFKDKHIQVSRREFLRDSAWAAAAAAFAAAFQERLEAQQKKGQPARTQPAKPATQQAKPTPQPARNLPPVNIGFIGTGTQGQTLLQRLVRIPGVRVLAVCDIYPPHLSRGLRMAGAQAKGYEDYRQVLDRKDIDAVIIATPLYLHAPMSIDALQAGKHVFCEKTMAYSVEDARRMVQVSRETGKHLQIGHQRHYSPIYAHAREMMVEQEVIGKLVHVRAWWHRNNSWRRPVPDKKYEELLNWRLYRKYSQGLMAELASHQIDVVNWFTGATPISVMGMGGIDYWKDEREVWDNVEVIYEYPDGVKVVYTSILSNQYDGYAEQFMGDKGTLLLTNEKDGFLFKEPTAEELGWEAHAKKAAGKGGTTGLVLDVTATKKRGTGAVIGGQKMAAGYELKDAYTLELESFVNDVVRNGQKPLCDAEVGFKTAVAVLMANKAIEEGTKVTFTPDMFQV; the protein is encoded by the coding sequence ATGTTCAAAGACAAGCATATTCAGGTATCCCGGCGCGAGTTTTTGCGCGACTCGGCATGGGCTGCTGCCGCTGCCGCCTTCGCAGCAGCATTTCAGGAGAGACTGGAGGCGCAACAGAAAAAGGGCCAGCCTGCCAGGACACAACCAGCAAAGCCAGCGACGCAACAAGCAAAACCCACGCCACAACCCGCCCGCAACCTGCCCCCGGTGAACATCGGTTTTATCGGCACGGGCACACAGGGGCAAACGCTGCTGCAACGCCTTGTGCGTATCCCCGGTGTGCGCGTGCTGGCGGTGTGCGACATCTATCCACCGCATCTGTCGCGAGGGTTGCGTATGGCGGGTGCGCAGGCAAAAGGCTACGAGGACTATCGGCAGGTTCTGGACAGAAAAGACATTGATGCGGTCATTATCGCAACGCCCCTATACCTGCACGCCCCCATGAGCATCGACGCCCTGCAGGCAGGCAAACATGTGTTCTGTGAAAAGACGATGGCTTATTCCGTGGAGGATGCGCGACGCATGGTGCAGGTCTCCCGTGAGACGGGCAAGCATCTGCAAATCGGACACCAGCGCCACTACAGCCCCATCTACGCGCACGCTCGCGAGATGATGGTGGAGCAAGAGGTTATCGGCAAGCTGGTACATGTGCGCGCATGGTGGCATCGCAATAACTCGTGGCGGCGCCCCGTGCCCGATAAAAAGTACGAGGAGCTGCTGAACTGGAGGCTCTACCGCAAGTACTCACAGGGGCTGATGGCGGAGCTCGCCAGCCACCAGATAGACGTGGTCAACTGGTTTACCGGTGCAACGCCCATTTCGGTGATGGGCATGGGTGGAATCGACTACTGGAAGGACGAGCGTGAGGTATGGGATAACGTGGAGGTTATCTACGAATATCCCGACGGCGTGAAGGTCGTTTACACCTCTATCCTGTCTAACCAGTACGATGGCTATGCCGAGCAGTTCATGGGCGACAAAGGCACGTTGCTGCTCACGAACGAGAAGGACGGCTTCCTGTTCAAAGAGCCCACCGCGGAAGAACTCGGCTGGGAAGCACACGCCAAGAAAGCCGCAGGCAAGGGAGGCACCACCGGTCTGGTGCTGGATGTCACTGCCACCAAGAAGAGAGGCACTGGGGCGGTTATCGGTGGGCAGAAGATGGCGGCGGGCTATGAGCTGAAGGATGCCTACACTCTGGAGCTGGAAAGCTTCGTCAACGACGTGGTACGCAACGGGCAAAAACCGCTGTGCGACGCGGAAGTAGGTTTCAAAACAGCGGTCGCCGTGCTGATGGCAAACAAAGCCATCGAGGAGGGCACAAAGGTGACCTTTACACCCGACATGTTCCAGGTGTAA
- a CDS encoding methylated-DNA--protein-cysteine methyltransferase: MLRQRIGANLMQEVYDLVRQIPAGRVMSYGQVGDWMVPPLSARIVGRVMYHAPDSVPWWRVVGKEGDLLIAKRDPRMAALQRHLLQQEGVRFHEDGRVDMTSCRWQPFEEEA, from the coding sequence ATGTTACGCCAGCGAATCGGCGCAAACCTGATGCAAGAGGTATATGACCTGGTGCGGCAGATTCCTGCTGGCAGGGTGATGTCGTACGGGCAGGTGGGCGACTGGATGGTACCACCTCTCTCTGCACGCATCGTGGGGAGGGTGATGTACCACGCTCCTGACAGTGTTCCCTGGTGGCGCGTGGTCGGCAAAGAGGGCGACCTGCTGATTGCCAAACGCGACCCGCGCATGGCGGCTCTGCAACGTCACCTGCTGCAGCAAGAGGGTGTACGGTTCCACGAGGACGGACGGGTAGATATGACATCCTGTCGCTGGCAACCGTTTGAGGAGGAAGCATGA
- the apbE gene encoding FAD:protein FMN transferase: MPHLITLRTVAMGCDFEVFAFGEERGLLRSAAEAAVEEIERIEQLLSHYLPESEISYLNAHAAIEPVRVHPEVFALIERALRLSEETQGAFDITVMPLIQCWGFFAGVGQIPDAQTVAQAVERVGSSRLLLNTENLTVAFDREGVQVHLGAIGKGYAVDKAIEVLRDAGVEAAMVHGGHSSVRAYGTPPDTGGWQINLPHPLYPERSLAHLLLRNRAISTSSATEQYFERGGRRYGHILDPRTGLPVENNLLCVSVLADEAAVTDALSTAFFVLGERGVREYVASHAGVQVALLRQDGEQIEWIG; encoded by the coding sequence ATGCCTCACCTTATCACACTCCGCACCGTCGCGATGGGCTGCGACTTCGAAGTATTCGCCTTCGGAGAAGAGAGAGGGCTATTGCGCTCCGCTGCAGAGGCGGCTGTCGAGGAGATAGAGCGCATCGAGCAGCTGCTCAGCCACTATCTCCCCGAGAGTGAAATCAGCTACCTCAATGCCCACGCCGCCATCGAGCCAGTGCGTGTACATCCCGAAGTGTTCGCTCTGATAGAGCGCGCGCTACGCCTTTCCGAAGAGACACAGGGAGCGTTCGACATTACCGTGATGCCGTTGATACAGTGCTGGGGGTTCTTCGCGGGTGTTGGGCAGATACCGGATGCTCAAACTGTGGCGCAGGCTGTGGAACGGGTGGGGTCTTCGCGTCTCCTTTTGAATACGGAGAATCTGACTGTTGCCTTTGACCGCGAGGGCGTACAGGTGCATCTGGGCGCTATCGGCAAGGGATATGCGGTGGACAAGGCGATAGAAGTGTTGCGTGACGCCGGTGTGGAAGCGGCGATGGTGCACGGTGGACATAGCAGTGTGCGGGCGTACGGAACCCCTCCCGATACGGGAGGCTGGCAGATAAACCTCCCCCATCCCCTGTATCCTGAACGTAGCCTTGCCCACTTACTGCTGCGCAATCGGGCAATATCCACCTCATCAGCAACCGAGCAGTACTTCGAGCGCGGCGGGCGGCGGTATGGGCATATTCTGGACCCCCGCACGGGCTTGCCAGTGGAAAACAACCTGCTCTGTGTGAGCGTGCTCGCGGATGAGGCAGCGGTGACCGATGCGCTCTCGACCGCCTTCTTCGTGCTGGGTGAAAGAGGGGTTCGGGAATACGTTGCCTCGCATGCGGGGGTGCAGGTAGCTCTACTGCGACAGGATGGCGAGCAGATCGAGTGGATAGGCTGA
- a CDS encoding AP endonuclease — MSKSVKLWLGINGAFLTRRWEEPENWMRLTRECGYRVHSFCADVLDPFFSGDKEYQIETAHATREAAQKYGVFINDIYTGVATHRFHGLSHSDPRVRQRMKEWIIECADIASAMGVDAIGGHWDAFSVEVLSDPARHEEALHRQYAIFRELSEALAQKGIRALYQEQMYIPSESPWTLAEAERFLVEVNRERKGIPVYLTLDVGHCAGMHYGLSGADLDYTEWLRRFGTAAEVIHLQQTTPDASAHWPFTPEYNAKGHIEIPKVLDAIAESLRWRDEQPWAEWLPLPQNIYLICEIIPGSTKREDVILDDLKRNADYLRQWIPEEGLTVTV; from the coding sequence ATGAGCAAGAGCGTCAAGCTATGGTTGGGCATCAATGGCGCATTTCTCACGCGCCGATGGGAGGAACCCGAAAACTGGATGCGCCTGACCCGCGAATGCGGTTATCGGGTGCATTCGTTTTGTGCAGATGTGTTGGACCCCTTCTTCTCCGGCGACAAAGAGTATCAAATAGAGACAGCCCACGCGACCCGCGAAGCGGCGCAGAAGTACGGTGTGTTCATCAACGACATCTACACCGGCGTTGCCACGCACCGATTTCACGGTTTGAGTCATTCCGACCCGCGCGTGCGCCAGCGTATGAAAGAGTGGATTATCGAGTGCGCCGACATCGCCAGCGCGATGGGGGTGGATGCTATCGGCGGTCACTGGGACGCTTTCTCGGTGGAGGTACTCTCCGACCCCGCGCGCCACGAAGAGGCATTGCACCGACAGTACGCCATCTTCCGCGAACTCTCCGAAGCGCTGGCGCAGAAGGGTATCCGCGCGCTGTATCAGGAGCAGATGTACATCCCCAGCGAATCGCCCTGGACCTTAGCCGAAGCGGAACGCTTTCTGGTGGAAGTGAACCGTGAGCGCAAGGGCATACCCGTTTATCTGACGCTGGACGTGGGGCACTGCGCCGGGATGCACTACGGCTTGAGCGGTGCCGACCTGGACTACACCGAATGGCTGCGCCGCTTCGGCACGGCGGCGGAGGTGATACACCTGCAGCAGACCACGCCCGACGCCAGCGCACACTGGCCCTTCACCCCTGAATACAACGCGAAGGGGCATATCGAGATACCGAAGGTGCTGGATGCCATCGCCGAGAGCCTGCGTTGGCGCGATGAGCAGCCGTGGGCAGAGTGGCTACCCCTGCCACAGAACATCTATCTGATCTGTGAAATCATCCCCGGCTCCACCAAGCGCGAGGATGTTATTCTGGACGATCTGAAGCGCAACGCCGACTACCTGCGTCAGTGGATACCCGAAGAAGGACTGACGGTGACGGTGTAG
- a CDS encoding alpha/beta hydrolase — protein sequence MKWMNRMRSALVGIGITLILATALLADEREVRFQSDGVVLVGTLSVPQRTSQLPALLMIPGSGAVDRNGNGDGLNTDLYRQLAQQLAQMGYVTLRYDKRGVGASKIPQKEEGKTTLSQVARDAAAALQFLRQQPEVDPRRVGVLGYEDGALIGMALAGELPDPPKVLVCLAPPGRTPAVILRENLQQRWRNEGLSADKIQRRLGDFDTAIAALYYRLPMPPLHEDVAPYFMLPDRPYLQEFYFENPVARLKLVKVPVLLVYGEMDKRVSPKQDGELLLQHARSAGNSQVELKVIGGTAHAFKDAATGDTQDVLTNPQRPLAPALVSILKEWLSANL from the coding sequence ATGAAGTGGATGAACAGGATGCGTTCCGCGCTGGTCGGTATCGGGATCACGTTGATACTGGCAACGGCTCTTCTGGCGGATGAACGCGAAGTGCGTTTTCAGAGCGATGGGGTGGTGCTGGTGGGGACGCTGAGCGTGCCCCAGCGTACCTCCCAGTTGCCTGCCCTGCTGATGATCCCCGGCAGCGGCGCGGTAGACCGCAACGGTAACGGCGATGGACTGAACACCGACCTCTATCGCCAGCTGGCACAGCAGCTGGCGCAGATGGGATATGTGACCCTGCGCTATGACAAACGCGGTGTCGGCGCAAGCAAAATACCCCAGAAAGAAGAGGGCAAAACCACCCTGAGCCAGGTCGCCCGCGATGCAGCCGCCGCTTTGCAATTCCTGCGTCAGCAGCCGGAGGTGGACCCCAGGCGCGTGGGAGTGCTGGGTTATGAAGACGGCGCGCTGATAGGGATGGCGCTGGCGGGAGAACTGCCTGACCCGCCCAAAGTGCTGGTGTGTCTGGCTCCGCCGGGGCGCACGCCCGCTGTCATCCTGCGCGAAAACCTCCAGCAACGATGGCGAAACGAGGGCTTGTCGGCAGATAAAATCCAGCGCAGACTGGGGGATTTTGACACCGCCATTGCCGCCCTTTACTATCGCCTGCCGATGCCTCCTCTGCACGAGGACGTGGCTCCTTACTTCATGCTGCCCGACCGCCCTTACTTGCAGGAGTTCTACTTTGAAAACCCGGTGGCGCGTTTGAAACTGGTGAAGGTTCCTGTGTTGCTGGTGTACGGCGAGATGGACAAGAGGGTATCGCCCAAACAGGATGGGGAGCTGCTGTTGCAACATGCACGCAGCGCAGGAAATAGCCAGGTGGAGTTGAAAGTCATCGGAGGGACAGCTCATGCTTTCAAGGATGCTGCGACGGGCGATACGCAGGACGTGTTGACAAACCCACAGCGACCTCTTGCGCCCGCGCTGGTGAGCATACTCAAGGAATGGCTTTCCGCCAACCTGTGA
- a CDS encoding nucleoid-associated protein has translation MRNPFGANPRDLQKMLEQTMQQMQKAQEELKNLRVESSVGGGVVKAVVDGTGELISIEINPVVVDPNDVEMLQDLIVSAVNEAREQAVAEATRRMTSLPGMPNIDLGNLF, from the coding sequence ATGCGAAATCCTTTCGGAGCGAACCCGCGCGACCTGCAAAAGATGCTGGAGCAGACGATGCAGCAGATGCAAAAGGCGCAGGAAGAGCTGAAAAACCTTCGGGTAGAATCGTCGGTGGGTGGCGGTGTGGTGAAGGCAGTTGTGGATGGTACCGGCGAGCTCATCTCCATTGAAATCAATCCGGTGGTGGTAGACCCGAACGATGTGGAGATGTTGCAGGACCTGATTGTTTCCGCTGTGAATGAAGCACGCGAGCAGGCGGTTGCCGAAGCGACACGGCGAATGACATCGCTTCCGGGGATGCCAAACATCGACCTGGGGAATCTGTTCTAA
- the recR gene encoding recombination protein RecR, translated as MVEYAKPLAKLIRELEKMPGVGPKSAQRMAFHILRMPDEEARTLAEAIIEVKERIVTCKRCFNFTDEELCPICRNPSRDTSVLCVVADVRDLMAIERTQEYRGLYHVLQGVISPMDGVGTEQLRIRELLQRLQSEPVREVIIAMNPTIEGDATAMYLSRLIKPLGIRVTQLAHGMPVGGDLDYADQATLISALEWRREL; from the coding sequence ATGGTGGAATACGCCAAGCCACTGGCAAAACTGATCCGCGAACTGGAGAAGATGCCCGGCGTGGGACCCAAGTCCGCCCAGCGAATGGCGTTCCATATCCTGCGGATGCCCGACGAGGAAGCGCGTACGCTGGCGGAAGCCATTATCGAGGTGAAGGAACGCATCGTCACCTGTAAGCGGTGCTTCAACTTCACCGATGAAGAGTTATGCCCTATCTGCCGCAATCCCTCGCGTGACACTTCCGTACTGTGTGTGGTGGCAGATGTGCGTGACCTGATGGCTATCGAGCGCACCCAGGAGTACCGCGGGCTGTACCACGTGTTGCAAGGGGTGATTTCCCCGATGGACGGCGTGGGCACGGAGCAGCTGCGCATCCGTGAACTGCTGCAGAGGCTTCAGTCGGAACCTGTTCGGGAGGTCATCATCGCGATGAACCCCACCATCGAGGGGGACGCTACCGCGATGTACCTCTCCCGACTGATCAAACCGCTGGGCATCCGTGTCACCCAGCTGGCGCACGGTATGCCTGTAGGAGGCGACCTGGACTACGCCGATCAGGCAACGCTGATTTCTGCCCTCGAATGGCGCAGGGAATTGTAA
- a CDS encoding ABC transporter ATP-binding protein — MESAIKIEGLTKEYLNKTTGKMVRAVDDLHLEVYRGEIFGFLGPNGAGKTTTIKMLLGLIFPTKGDAWIFGKPIGDVSVKRQIAYLPESPYFYEYLTGRQVLDFYARLFGIPASERKKKVDALLDMVGLSRDGDKTLRNYSKGMLQRIGIAQALLNDPELLFLDEPTSGLDPMARIEIRDLIIRLKQQGKTVFLSSHQLLEVELICDRVSILNRGKLLKAGKLDELLPSGRVEIVAENISDDGVIARIRDAGGVVQRQDGRIVVQQPDDASVNRVVDIIRSANGVIRSLTPQRRTLEELFVSTIEEVEKR, encoded by the coding sequence ATGGAGTCAGCCATCAAGATCGAAGGTCTCACCAAAGAGTATCTGAACAAAACAACCGGCAAAATGGTCCGCGCGGTGGACGATCTGCATCTAGAAGTATACAGGGGAGAAATCTTCGGCTTCTTAGGACCGAACGGCGCGGGCAAAACCACAACCATCAAGATGCTGCTCGGGCTCATCTTCCCGACGAAGGGCGACGCCTGGATATTCGGCAAGCCTATCGGTGACGTGAGCGTCAAGAGGCAGATTGCCTACCTGCCCGAAAGCCCATACTTTTACGAGTATCTCACCGGGCGTCAGGTGCTGGATTTCTACGCCCGACTGTTTGGCATTCCCGCCAGCGAGCGCAAGAAGAAAGTGGATGCGTTGCTCGATATGGTGGGGCTGTCGCGCGACGGTGACAAGACCCTGCGCAACTATTCCAAAGGAATGCTGCAGCGTATTGGCATCGCCCAGGCGCTTCTCAATGACCCCGAACTGTTGTTCTTGGACGAGCCGACATCCGGTCTGGACCCGATGGCGCGCATCGAAATCCGCGACCTGATCATCCGCCTGAAGCAGCAGGGCAAGACCGTTTTTCTGAGCTCGCACCAGCTCCTGGAAGTGGAACTCATCTGCGACCGCGTGTCTATCCTCAACCGCGGCAAGCTGCTGAAGGCGGGCAAACTGGACGAGCTGTTGCCCAGCGGGCGCGTGGAAATCGTTGCCGAGAACATTTCGGATGACGGCGTCATCGCCAGGATTCGCGACGCAGGGGGCGTGGTGCAGCGACAAGACGGACGCATTGTGGTGCAGCAACCGGACGACGCCTCGGTGAACAGGGTGGTAGACATCATCCGCAGCGCGAATGGAGTTATCCGCTCGCTGACCCCACAGCGACGCACCCTCGAAGAACTCTTCGTTTCCACCATTGAGGAGGTTGAAAAGAGATGA
- a CDS encoding DNA polymerase III subunit gamma/tau translates to MAHIALYRKYRSQTFEDVIGQQHVTQTLQNAIRLGKVAHAYLFCGPRGTGKTTTARLLAKALNCEQGPTPTPCDRCAMCIAIREGRAVDVIEMDAASETGIDDVRETIIENAQYMPQQARYKVYIIDEVHDLSAKAFDALLKTLEEPPPHVVFVLATTEVQRVPITIRSRCIRFDFRRASLEDLVLRIHTVLEREGLTAEPEAVQAIARAADGSFRDALSLLEQVLAYAGGHVDDETVRSVLGIVDEEAVGAVINAAARGDVAKALMAADEMLRRGSSVRTVLEAVAQRVRDLLYARVGALDESLPVAQRSALKALAQHFTPDTLSGMLDILVRAQAQLRNVPQQRVLLDMAMVQIARMKQETEPAAPLNSGQTAVKPAATTPPVTEARAKENIPPPFPSRPEETRQASAPTASAPASAPAAASAPSEPVTTSQPEADALELLKLVQGRWEQIIARVAERSRGGAEVLRDAKPVRLEGKNTVVLQFRTEFAYAQMQSDKRRQFVEQTISRFLGGRAMTIRCELQQTSIGSRSASQTTQQRQDDEEIDVEQYAQEVAQTFNGYIELEGG, encoded by the coding sequence ATGGCACACATCGCACTCTACAGGAAATACCGCTCGCAGACGTTCGAAGACGTCATCGGGCAGCAGCACGTGACCCAGACGCTGCAGAACGCCATCCGCTTAGGCAAAGTGGCTCACGCCTATCTGTTCTGCGGACCGCGCGGCACGGGCAAGACTACCACAGCGCGCCTGCTGGCAAAGGCATTGAACTGCGAGCAGGGCCCTACTCCTACCCCATGTGACCGGTGTGCGATGTGCATCGCCATTCGCGAGGGCAGGGCGGTGGACGTGATAGAGATGGACGCCGCCTCGGAAACGGGCATCGACGACGTGCGCGAGACCATCATCGAGAACGCGCAGTATATGCCCCAGCAGGCGCGGTACAAGGTATACATCATCGACGAAGTGCACGACCTCTCCGCCAAAGCTTTTGATGCCCTGCTCAAAACGCTGGAAGAACCGCCTCCGCATGTGGTGTTTGTGCTGGCGACCACGGAGGTACAGCGTGTGCCCATCACGATCCGTTCGCGCTGTATCCGCTTTGATTTCCGCCGCGCCTCTCTGGAAGACCTGGTTCTCCGCATCCACACCGTTCTGGAGCGCGAAGGTCTGACCGCCGAGCCAGAAGCAGTGCAAGCCATCGCGCGAGCGGCAGATGGTTCCTTCCGGGACGCCCTGAGCTTGCTGGAGCAGGTTCTGGCATATGCAGGCGGACATGTAGATGACGAGACCGTGCGCTCGGTGCTGGGCATTGTGGATGAAGAGGCGGTCGGTGCAGTGATAAACGCCGCTGCACGCGGCGATGTGGCAAAGGCGTTAATGGCGGCGGACGAGATGCTGCGACGTGGGAGTAGCGTGCGCACTGTGCTGGAGGCAGTTGCCCAGCGCGTCCGCGATCTGCTGTACGCCCGGGTAGGCGCACTGGATGAAAGCCTTCCTGTGGCACAACGGAGCGCGCTCAAAGCACTGGCACAGCATTTCACCCCCGACACGCTGAGCGGGATGCTGGATATCCTCGTGCGTGCTCAGGCGCAATTGCGTAACGTGCCCCAACAGCGCGTGCTTCTGGATATGGCGATGGTACAGATAGCCCGCATGAAACAGGAAACGGAACCGGCTGCCCCCTTGAACAGCGGGCAAACGGCAGTAAAACCCGCCGCGACGACACCGCCAGTTACCGAAGCCAGGGCGAAGGAGAATATTCCCCCGCCCTTCCCTTCTCGCCCTGAGGAAACCAGACAGGCATCCGCACCCACCGCTTCAGCTCCTGCGTCGGCTCCTGCAGCTGCCAGTGCCCCGTCCGAGCCGGTGACGACCTCGCAGCCAGAAGCCGACGCACTCGAACTGCTGAAGCTGGTTCAGGGCAGGTGGGAACAAATTATCGCCAGAGTAGCGGAGCGCAGTCGCGGCGGTGCAGAGGTGCTTCGTGACGCCAAGCCGGTGCGCTTAGAAGGGAAGAATACAGTGGTTCTGCAGTTCCGCACGGAGTTCGCATACGCCCAGATGCAGTCCGACAAGCGGCGCCAGTTTGTGGAGCAGACCATCTCGCGCTTTCTGGGTGGCAGGGCGATGACCATCCGGTGTGAACTGCAGCAAACGAGCATCGGTTCTCGTTCGGCGAGCCAGACAACACAGCAAAGACAGGATGATGAGGAGATAGATGTTGAACAATACGCGCAAGAGGTAGCGCAGACTTTCAACGGCTATATTGAACTGGAGGGAGGATGA